Proteins encoded together in one Luteimonas fraxinea window:
- a CDS encoding TRAP transporter substrate-binding protein — MTTRRAFLAGLGAACAAPLIPSVSRADEANTVLTATDVHVADYPTVNAVKWIGETMDRETNGRVRLRQYHSGQLGRESEAIDMARFGAIDMTRVYAGALNNAFPLTTALCLPYAFDSVAHMRHALDSGVAQTVLDGFGTRDLVGMAVYDSGARCFYNTRHPIVTPKDLHGLKLRVASSDMFIDLVRLLGANPTPMSLGDTFSGMETHMIDGAENNMRSFHSSRHFEAAHYWSQSEHSYAPDILLISRRSLDALRPGDRDLLIDTARASVPVMRKMWDESEGAARQQVADYGIEFNDVDMDAFLTAAQPIRDRYLQQPELQALYRRIRDLA, encoded by the coding sequence ATGACGACACGGCGCGCATTCCTCGCCGGACTCGGTGCGGCCTGCGCCGCGCCGTTGATCCCGTCCGTGTCGCGCGCCGACGAGGCGAACACGGTCCTGACCGCCACCGACGTCCACGTCGCCGATTACCCCACCGTCAACGCGGTGAAGTGGATCGGCGAAACGATGGACCGCGAGACCAACGGTCGCGTGCGTCTGCGCCAGTACCACTCGGGCCAGCTGGGCCGCGAGTCGGAGGCGATCGACATGGCGCGCTTCGGCGCGATCGACATGACGCGCGTCTATGCCGGTGCGCTCAATAACGCGTTTCCGCTGACCACCGCACTGTGCCTGCCGTATGCATTCGATTCCGTCGCGCACATGCGCCACGCGCTCGACAGCGGCGTGGCGCAGACCGTGCTCGACGGCTTCGGCACGCGGGATCTCGTCGGCATGGCCGTCTACGACAGCGGCGCGCGCTGCTTCTACAACACGCGCCATCCGATCGTCACGCCGAAGGATCTGCACGGGTTGAAGCTGCGTGTTGCCTCGTCGGACATGTTCATCGACCTGGTGCGTCTGCTCGGTGCGAACCCGACGCCGATGTCACTGGGCGATACGTTCTCCGGCATGGAGACACACATGATCGACGGCGCCGAGAACAACATGCGCAGCTTCCATTCCAGCCGTCATTTCGAGGCCGCGCATTACTGGTCGCAGAGCGAGCATTCGTATGCGCCCGACATCCTGCTGATCTCGCGCCGCTCGCTGGATGCATTGCGTCCGGGCGATCGCGATCTGCTGATCGACACTGCACGTGCGTCGGTGCCGGTGATGCGCAAGATGTGGGACGAGTCCGAAGGCGCAGCGCGCCAGCAGGTCGCCGATTACGGCATCGAGTTCAACGATGTCGACATGGACGCGTTCCTCACCGCGGCGCAACCGATTCGCGACCGCTACCTGCAGCAGCCGGAACTGCAGGCCCTCTACCGTCGCATCCGCGACCTCGCCTGA
- a CDS encoding TRAP transporter large permease: MAIALLFIVFALLLILGVPVAFALAAAALATLLYLDLPSIVLVQQISAGTGTASLIAIPLFIFAGEIMMRGGISERLIALASSLVGRMRGGLGQVSILSSLFFGGVSGSAIADVSAVGGTMIPQMVKRGYDRDFAVNVSITAALVALLVPPSHNLILYTAAAGGGLSIADLFAAGIMPALLMTAALMVTGYFVARHRGYGVEIFPGWRAVLLRLVSALPGLGLVALIFIGIRAGIFTAVESAAIAVVYALLVTIVLYRQLKLREFKDTIVHAARSTGVILFVIATASVFGWLLAYLQVPSAAVDFLQSFAHSKLAVLLMIIVVLLLLGTFMDLAPLILICTPIFLPVARAYGIDPIHFGLVLVLTGGLGLVTPPVGSVLFIGTAIGKITVGESMRTIWPFWLAGLGVLLIVALFPELSLWLPGVLRA; encoded by the coding sequence ATGGCGATCGCGCTTCTCTTCATCGTCTTCGCACTGCTGCTGATCCTCGGCGTCCCGGTGGCGTTCGCGCTCGCCGCGGCCGCACTGGCGACGCTGCTGTATCTCGACCTGCCGTCGATCGTGCTGGTGCAGCAGATCTCCGCTGGTACGGGCACCGCTTCACTGATCGCGATTCCGCTCTTCATCTTCGCCGGCGAAATCATGATGCGCGGCGGCATCTCGGAACGCCTGATCGCACTGGCCTCTTCGCTGGTCGGCCGCATGCGCGGTGGTCTGGGCCAGGTATCGATCCTGTCGTCGCTGTTCTTCGGCGGCGTCTCGGGTTCGGCGATCGCCGACGTCTCCGCGGTCGGTGGCACGATGATTCCGCAGATGGTCAAGCGCGGCTACGACCGCGACTTCGCGGTCAACGTCAGCATCACCGCCGCGCTGGTCGCACTGCTGGTGCCGCCGTCGCACAACCTGATCCTCTACACCGCAGCGGCCGGTGGTGGCCTGTCGATCGCCGACCTCTTCGCGGCCGGCATCATGCCCGCGCTTTTGATGACCGCGGCACTGATGGTGACCGGTTACTTCGTCGCCCGGCACCGCGGTTACGGCGTTGAGATCTTTCCGGGCTGGCGCGCGGTACTGTTGCGTCTGGTGTCGGCGCTGCCGGGGCTGGGTCTGGTCGCCCTGATCTTCATCGGTATCCGCGCCGGCATCTTCACCGCGGTCGAGAGCGCGGCCATCGCCGTGGTCTACGCACTGCTGGTGACGATCGTGCTGTACCGCCAGCTCAAGCTGCGCGAGTTCAAGGACACGATTGTCCACGCGGCGCGCAGCACTGGCGTGATCCTGTTCGTGATCGCGACGGCCTCGGTGTTTGGTTGGCTGCTTGCGTATCTGCAGGTGCCCTCGGCCGCGGTCGACTTCCTGCAGTCCTTCGCGCACAGCAAGCTCGCGGTGCTGCTGATGATCATCGTGGTGCTGCTATTGCTCGGCACCTTCATGGATCTGGCCCCGCTGATCCTGATCTGCACCCCGATCTTCCTGCCCGTCGCCCGTGCCTACGGCATTGATCCGATCCACTTCGGTCTGGTGCTGGTGCTGACCGGCGGTCTCGGCCTGGTGACCCCACCGGTGGGCTCGGTGCTGTTCATCGGCACGGCGATCGGCAAGATCACCGTCGGCGAGAGCATGCGCACGATCTGGCCGTTCTGGCTTGCGGGTCTGGGGGTGTTGTTGATCGTGGCGCTGTTTCCGGAGCTGTCGTTGTGGTTGCCGGGGGTGTTGCGGGCCTGA
- a CDS encoding glycoside hydrolase family 43 protein, producing MPAHRGLRAALLAVAIAGACTAPAIAQPPMAPGMWMPDQGNGTYANPILAGDYSDPDIVRVGEDYYLTASSFANVPGLPVLHSRDLVNWTLVGHALTRLPQAHHDVPRRGGGVWAPAIRHHDGLFRIFWGDPDFGIYTVTAKDPAGPWSDPILVDNPGGAIDPAPFWDDDGQGWIVYSYAKSRSGKINLVALKQLDDSGTRAVGEERIIVDGDTLAQVETSDGPKTWVVIEGGKLYKRDGWYWLFTPAGGVKGGWQGVFRSRDIAGPYEARNVLDQGDTPVNGPHQGGWVDTPQGEHWFVHFSDADAYGRRVHLQPMTWNADGWPLIGTPQPGMHRGQPVLTHAKPALPPQPAIAPVVDDSFDDGFHIGWQWQSNPAADWHDASAKGVLRLKSASSPDNLWEAGHVLSQKLPGMTFSATTTLEFAPVAVGERAGLTLFGAAYGWIGLEHTADGTRLVQVTREDAAGQGDARSVTADVAIDGPVHLRVDVAPVEVAVAPPADPTRYWPSMERAYHARAQFHYSLDGDTWITLGEPVTVLPGRWVGAQLGLFAQSPAGTPAFTATRVGYADFDDFRVR from the coding sequence ATGCCGGCGCATCGCGGTCTCCGGGCCGCGCTGCTGGCGGTCGCGATCGCGGGTGCCTGCACGGCACCGGCCATCGCGCAGCCGCCGATGGCGCCGGGCATGTGGATGCCGGATCAGGGAAACGGCACCTACGCCAATCCGATCCTGGCCGGCGACTACTCCGATCCGGATATCGTCCGGGTCGGCGAGGACTACTACCTCACCGCGTCCAGCTTCGCGAACGTGCCCGGCCTGCCGGTGCTGCATTCGCGTGATCTGGTGAACTGGACGCTGGTCGGCCATGCGCTGACCCGTCTGCCGCAGGCGCACCACGACGTGCCGCGTCGCGGTGGCGGGGTGTGGGCGCCGGCGATCCGCCATCACGACGGCCTGTTCCGCATCTTCTGGGGCGATCCGGATTTCGGCATCTACACCGTGACCGCCAAAGATCCGGCCGGTCCGTGGAGCGATCCGATCCTCGTCGACAATCCCGGCGGCGCGATCGATCCGGCGCCCTTTTGGGACGACGACGGCCAGGGCTGGATCGTCTACTCGTACGCGAAATCGCGCTCGGGCAAGATCAATCTCGTCGCGCTCAAACAGCTCGACGACAGCGGCACGCGCGCGGTCGGCGAGGAACGCATCATCGTCGACGGCGACACGCTGGCGCAGGTCGAGACCTCGGACGGGCCCAAAACTTGGGTCGTCATCGAGGGCGGCAAACTCTACAAGCGCGACGGCTGGTACTGGCTGTTCACGCCGGCCGGTGGCGTCAAGGGCGGCTGGCAGGGCGTGTTCCGTTCGCGCGACATCGCCGGGCCGTACGAAGCGCGTAACGTGCTCGACCAGGGCGACACGCCGGTCAACGGTCCGCATCAGGGCGGCTGGGTCGACACGCCGCAGGGCGAACACTGGTTCGTGCATTTCTCGGATGCGGATGCGTACGGGCGCCGCGTGCATCTGCAGCCGATGACCTGGAACGCCGACGGCTGGCCGCTGATCGGCACGCCGCAGCCGGGCATGCACCGCGGGCAGCCGGTGCTGACGCATGCAAAGCCCGCATTGCCGCCGCAGCCTGCGATTGCGCCGGTCGTCGACGACAGTTTCGATGACGGCTTCCACATCGGCTGGCAGTGGCAATCGAATCCGGCGGCCGACTGGCATGACGCATCCGCCAAGGGCGTGCTGCGGCTGAAGTCGGCGTCGTCGCCGGACAACCTGTGGGAAGCCGGCCACGTGCTGTCGCAGAAGCTGCCGGGCATGACCTTCAGTGCGACGACGACGCTGGAGTTCGCACCGGTCGCGGTCGGCGAGCGCGCGGGGCTCACGCTGTTCGGTGCTGCCTACGGCTGGATCGGACTCGAGCACACGGCGGACGGCACGCGTCTCGTGCAGGTCACGCGCGAGGACGCGGCCGGGCAGGGCGATGCGCGCAGCGTGACTGCCGACGTCGCGATCGACGGGCCGGTCCACCTGCGTGTCGATGTGGCGCCGGTCGAAGTCGCCGTCGCGCCGCCGGCGGATCCCACGCGCTACTGGCCGTCGATGGAACGCGCGTATCACGCACGCGCCCAGTTCCACTACAGCCTCGACGGCGACACCTGGATCACGCTCGGCGAACCGGTGACTGTGCTGCCGGGTCGATGGGTGGGCGCGCAGCTGGGCCTGTTCGCGCAGAGTCCGGCCGGCACGCCGGCGTTCACTGCGACGCGCGTCGGCTACGCGGACTTCGACGACTTCCGCGTGCGCTGA
- a CDS encoding carboxylesterase/lipase family protein produces MTDIPTDPGRRHWLGVGAGVAALSALPGAFAATSPHTTVARVRSGRIGGSVENGVHVFRGVPYGADTATRRWQPALQETAWRGVRDAFDYGPSAPQRGSDGPGSEDCLRLNIWTPALRDGAKRPVLVYIHGGAFNTGSGSDPLYDGGALSRRGDVVVITINHRLNAFGYLHLRDLGDASFAYAGNVGQLDLVQALEWVRAHAAEFGGDAGNVTVFGQSGGGAKIATLMAMPAARGLFHRAWTMSGQQVTAAGPRAATQRAQIFLDALGIAPGELDRLRTLPMQALLDAQRARDPSRVEDSALYFGPVVDTVHLPRHPFWPDAPPQSAGIPMVIGNTRDETRAFLGNDPDNFALTWDALPAKLRTQQFVDLDPAVVVAEYRRLYPDYTPSEVFFAATTAGRSWRGAVEELEVRAAQGTNTWAYQLDWYPRTGEGKRLRAFHTLDIPLVFGNTDVAGAKTGDTDEARTVAAALRDALLAFARSGDPNHAGMPAWAPYSMASRETMVFDAAPRLEDDPRGGERRLYQQAPFVQRGTQ; encoded by the coding sequence ATGACTGACATCCCGACCGATCCCGGCCGCCGCCACTGGTTGGGCGTCGGCGCCGGCGTCGCAGCGTTGTCCGCGCTGCCCGGCGCATTTGCCGCCACATCACCCCACACTACGGTCGCGCGCGTGCGCAGCGGCCGGATCGGCGGCAGCGTCGAGAACGGCGTGCATGTCTTCCGCGGCGTGCCCTATGGCGCCGACACGGCGACGCGCCGCTGGCAGCCGGCGCTGCAGGAAACCGCCTGGCGCGGCGTGCGCGATGCGTTCGACTACGGGCCGTCCGCCCCGCAGCGTGGCAGCGATGGACCCGGCAGCGAGGACTGTCTGCGCCTCAATATCTGGACGCCGGCCTTGCGCGATGGCGCGAAGCGCCCCGTGCTGGTCTACATCCACGGCGGCGCGTTCAACACCGGATCGGGCAGCGATCCGCTCTATGACGGCGGCGCGCTGTCGCGCCGCGGCGATGTCGTGGTGATCACGATCAATCACCGGCTCAACGCGTTCGGCTATCTGCATCTGCGCGATCTCGGCGATGCGTCGTTCGCGTATGCCGGCAACGTCGGCCAGCTCGATCTGGTGCAGGCGCTGGAATGGGTCCGCGCGCATGCGGCCGAGTTCGGCGGCGACGCCGGCAACGTCACCGTGTTCGGCCAGTCCGGCGGCGGCGCGAAGATCGCGACGCTGATGGCGATGCCGGCCGCGCGCGGCCTGTTCCATCGCGCATGGACGATGAGCGGCCAGCAGGTCACCGCCGCAGGACCGCGCGCCGCCACGCAACGCGCACAGATCTTTCTGGATGCGCTGGGCATCGCACCCGGCGAACTCGACCGGCTGCGCACGCTGCCGATGCAGGCGCTGCTCGATGCGCAGCGCGCGCGCGATCCCTCGCGTGTCGAGGACAGCGCGCTGTATTTCGGCCCGGTCGTCGACACCGTGCATCTGCCGCGCCATCCGTTCTGGCCGGATGCGCCGCCGCAGTCGGCCGGCATCCCGATGGTCATCGGCAACACGCGCGACGAAACGCGCGCCTTCCTCGGCAACGATCCGGACAACTTCGCGCTGACCTGGGATGCGTTGCCGGCGAAGCTGCGCACGCAGCAGTTCGTCGATCTCGATCCTGCGGTCGTCGTCGCCGAGTACCGGCGGCTGTATCCGGATTACACGCCGTCGGAGGTGTTCTTCGCCGCGACGACGGCCGGACGCTCGTGGCGTGGCGCCGTCGAGGAACTGGAAGTACGCGCCGCGCAAGGCACCAACACCTGGGCCTACCAGCTCGACTGGTATCCGCGCACCGGGGAAGGAAAGCGCCTGCGCGCATTCCACACGCTTGACATTCCGCTGGTGTTCGGCAACACCGACGTGGCCGGCGCGAAGACCGGCGACACCGATGAAGCGCGCACCGTGGCTGCGGCATTGCGCGACGCCCTGCTGGCTTTCGCACGCAGCGGCGATCCCAACCACGCCGGCATGCCGGCCTGGGCGCCGTACTCGATGGCGTCGCGCGAGACGATGGTGTTCGATGCGGCGCCGCGCCTCGAAGACGACCCGCGCGGCGGCGAGCGCCGGCTCTACCAGCAGGCGCCGTTCGTGCAACGCGGCACCCAGTAA
- a CDS encoding TRAP transporter small permease yields the protein MSEDTTLAPEDAPKSALDRLADAVIAVAATALFGLVIVQGWQVFARYVINDSPSWTEPVTLLLLATAMSFGAAAGVHTKRHFGFFLLQDYMRPAIRKLVDLLIPLVIVAIGAVIAYWGAVLLFDGLHIKAAGASLPQSINYLPLSVGGALMVVFALNQFVGVLRAAPAGEGL from the coding sequence ATGTCCGAAGACACGACCCTCGCGCCCGAAGATGCGCCGAAAAGCGCGCTCGATCGCCTGGCCGATGCCGTCATCGCCGTTGCCGCCACCGCCCTGTTCGGGCTGGTGATCGTGCAGGGCTGGCAGGTGTTCGCCCGCTATGTGATCAATGATTCGCCCAGCTGGACCGAGCCGGTGACCCTGTTGCTGCTGGCCACCGCCATGAGTTTCGGTGCCGCCGCCGGCGTGCACACGAAGCGCCATTTCGGCTTCTTCCTGCTGCAGGACTACATGCGCCCGGCGATCCGCAAGCTGGTGGATCTGCTGATCCCGCTGGTGATCGTCGCGATCGGCGCGGTCATCGCGTACTGGGGCGCGGTGCTGCTGTTCGACGGTCTGCACATCAAGGCTGCCGGCGCGTCGCTGCCGCAGAGCATCAACTACCTGCCGCTTTCGGTGGGTGGTGCGCTGATGGTGGTGTTCGCTCTCAACCAATTCGTGGGCGTGCTGCGCGCCGCGCCGGCCGGGGAGGGCCTCTGA
- a CDS encoding alpha/beta hydrolase — protein MRKRGFTALLSVLLLALPAVVHAALARDDAVPTIVLWDTAEDAPTRRITERSDDPALPDRIIEDVRAPYLAVYAPQRPNGTALLVTPGGGYARVVLDKEGTALVPAFVDAAGITLFVLRYRLPDRTHAEGADAPLADAQRAMRLIRAHASDYGIDPARVGVMGFSAGGHVAARLATTPDAVYAATDAADTQSFRPDFALLVYPVISMHAPVAHAGSRARVLTAGDTPEAIALDRYSPDLHVDSRTPPLFLLHAQDDDVVPVGNALAMHAAALRAGVPTSLHVFPHGGHGFGTRGATGALARWPQLAIDWIQEQTRHHD, from the coding sequence ATGCGGAAACGTGGATTTACAGCGCTTTTGAGCGTTTTACTGCTCGCGCTGCCTGCAGTCGTTCATGCTGCACTCGCACGCGACGATGCGGTGCCGACGATCGTTTTGTGGGACACCGCAGAGGACGCGCCAACTAGACGCATCACCGAGCGCAGCGACGATCCCGCGTTGCCCGATCGCATCATCGAAGACGTCCGCGCACCCTATCTCGCCGTGTACGCGCCGCAGCGCCCGAACGGCACCGCGCTGCTGGTCACGCCCGGCGGCGGCTATGCGCGCGTCGTCCTCGACAAGGAGGGCACGGCGCTGGTGCCGGCGTTCGTGGACGCGGCCGGCATCACCCTGTTCGTGTTGCGCTATCGGCTGCCGGATCGCACGCATGCCGAAGGCGCGGATGCGCCGCTGGCCGATGCACAACGCGCGATGCGTCTGATCCGTGCGCATGCATCCGACTACGGCATCGATCCGGCGCGCGTCGGCGTCATGGGCTTTTCCGCAGGCGGGCACGTCGCCGCGCGTCTCGCCACAACGCCGGATGCGGTCTACGCCGCTACGGACGCGGCGGATACGCAATCGTTCCGGCCCGACTTCGCCCTGCTCGTCTATCCGGTGATCTCGATGCATGCACCGGTGGCGCATGCCGGCTCCCGCGCGCGTGTCCTCACCGCGGGCGACACGCCCGAAGCGATCGCGCTCGACCGCTATTCGCCCGATCTGCACGTCGACAGCCGCACGCCGCCGCTGTTCCTGCTGCATGCGCAGGACGACGATGTCGTGCCGGTCGGCAATGCCCTGGCGATGCACGCCGCCGCGCTGCGCGCGGGCGTGCCGACCTCGCTGCACGTGTTCCCGCATGGCGGACATGGCTTCGGCACGCGCGGCGCCACGGGCGCCCTCGCCCGCTGGCCACAGCTCGCCATCGACTGGATCCAGGAACAGACCCGACACCATGACTGA
- a CDS encoding 2-keto-4-pentenoate hydratase, with translation MNNASAHPSTSNPTPSDATRGIVDAFLDARRNGQSLPGFPGDIPDDLVAAYAVQDAAIAQWPDTLVGWKVGYIAPEKRDASGDERLLGPVFRNRLQQAGEATEFHVFAGGFGAIEAEFVLRLDADAPVDKIDWTPDEAAALPATLFIGLEVASSPLATINQLGPRVVVSDFGNNNGLVVGGEIPDWTSLDETTLSAESWIDDTRVGTGGATTLPGGLRAAFAFALSRSARRGRPLKAGELIATGNATGIHDILPGQRARVVFAGHGEMVLTARAAAPQSEEGAA, from the coding sequence TTGAACAACGCCTCCGCGCATCCGTCGACGTCGAATCCGACGCCGAGCGACGCCACCCGCGGCATCGTCGACGCCTTCCTCGACGCACGCCGGAACGGGCAGTCGCTGCCCGGCTTCCCCGGTGACATCCCCGATGATCTCGTTGCCGCATACGCGGTGCAGGACGCTGCAATCGCGCAGTGGCCCGACACCCTGGTCGGCTGGAAGGTCGGCTACATCGCACCGGAAAAGCGCGATGCCTCCGGTGACGAGCGTCTGCTGGGACCGGTGTTCCGCAACCGTCTGCAGCAGGCCGGCGAGGCCACGGAGTTCCATGTCTTCGCAGGCGGTTTCGGCGCGATCGAAGCCGAATTCGTGCTGCGTCTCGACGCTGACGCACCGGTGGACAAGATCGACTGGACGCCCGACGAGGCGGCTGCTCTGCCGGCGACGCTGTTCATCGGCCTGGAAGTCGCCAGCAGCCCGCTGGCCACGATCAACCAGCTCGGCCCGCGCGTCGTGGTGTCGGACTTCGGCAACAACAACGGTCTGGTCGTCGGCGGCGAGATTCCGGACTGGACCTCGCTCGACGAAACCACGCTGAGCGCGGAGAGCTGGATCGACGACACGCGCGTCGGCACCGGCGGTGCGACCACGCTGCCCGGCGGTCTGCGCGCGGCGTTCGCCTTCGCACTGTCGCGCTCGGCGCGTCGCGGCCGTCCGCTCAAGGCGGGCGAACTGATCGCGACCGGCAATGCCACCGGCATCCACGACATCCTGCCGGGCCAGCGCGCCCGCGTGGTGTTCGCCGGTCACGGCGAGATGGTGCTGACGGCGCGCGCCGCGGCACCGCAGTCGGAGGAGGGCGCGGCATGA
- a CDS encoding rhamnogalacturonan acetylesterase: MRRYLATALACAVLAPWSAIAADDPLRPPVTPIRASKIVLVGDSTTAVQGGWGGAFCDRHVASFLACTNLARGGRSTYNYRAEGSWEIALHEMRAGPFDAVYVLVQFGHNDQPGKPGRSTDLATEYPDNLRRYVAEIRAAGAHPVLVTPLTRRQFENGKLLDDLAPWAEATRTVARELDVSLVDLHARSRALVQGMGPVLAMRTAQRPAAPEQVVAAQAGTTIGAPPSAAPVATSASPSPAIAQDNAATEPMGQAKLAFDYTHLGPEGAALFAAIVADELAQQVPALRRNLIL, translated from the coding sequence ATGCGTCGATATCTTGCTACCGCCCTCGCCTGCGCTGTGCTCGCGCCGTGGTCCGCGATCGCGGCCGATGACCCCTTGCGGCCGCCGGTGACGCCGATCCGTGCCAGCAAGATCGTGCTGGTCGGCGATTCCACGACCGCCGTACAGGGCGGCTGGGGCGGTGCGTTCTGCGATCGTCATGTCGCCTCGTTTCTCGCCTGCACCAACCTCGCCCGCGGCGGCCGCAGCACCTACAACTACCGCGCCGAAGGCTCGTGGGAGATCGCGTTGCACGAGATGCGCGCCGGGCCCTTCGATGCGGTCTATGTGCTGGTGCAGTTCGGCCACAACGACCAGCCGGGCAAGCCGGGCCGCTCGACCGATCTGGCGACCGAGTACCCGGACAACCTGCGCCGCTATGTCGCCGAGATCCGCGCCGCCGGTGCGCATCCGGTGCTGGTCACGCCGTTGACGCGGCGCCAGTTCGAAAACGGCAAGCTGCTCGACGATCTCGCGCCCTGGGCCGAGGCAACGCGCACGGTCGCACGCGAACTCGATGTCTCGCTGGTCGACCTGCACGCACGCAGCCGGGCGCTGGTGCAGGGCATGGGGCCGGTGCTGGCGATGCGCACAGCGCAACGTCCTGCGGCGCCCGAACAGGTCGTGGCCGCGCAGGCGGGGACGACGATCGGTGCGCCGCCGTCCGCTGCGCCTGTGGCGACTTCAGCATCACCCTCACCAGCCATCGCCCAGGACAACGCCGCCACGGAACCGATGGGCCAGGCCAAGCTCGCGTTCGACTACACGCATCTCGGCCCGGAAGGCGCCGCGCTGTTCGCGGCAATCGTTGCCGACGAACTCGCGCAGCAGGTGCCGGCGCTGCGACGCAACCTGATTCTCTGA